Genomic segment of Archangium lipolyticum:
CACTCGCCGTGGGCAGCGCGTGGGTCAGCCAGTCCCGTCGGGGGGAGTCTCCGAGGGCCTCCAGCAGCCGGTAGCCACTGAGCAGGTACTCGCTGGTCAAGCCCAGGGCGAGGCCACACAGGTAGTACCGCCGCCGTCCCGGCACCTCGGCCGCGAAGTCCTCGATGCGGAGATCGTACCGGCCAGGCTCGAGGCCCGCCACCTTGGACTTCGTCTCGAAGAGGGCCTGGAGCAACCCCGCCTGGTGCTCGGGTTCGAGCGAGGCGGTAACCTCCAGCCAGCCCAGGCCCTTGTCCGGCACCCACTCCGCCAGCAGCCGCGCGGCGAGCACCCCCACCTCGGGGTGGGAGTCGAGCGCCAGGCGTCCCCGCAGCGCGAACAGCCGGTGGAAGTCGGAGGCCTCGCCCGGCCGCAACAGGCACCCGAGCCGGAGCAGGCTCCCGGGCAGCTCGGCGCTCCGCGCCTCCAGGACGCCATGGCGCCACGCCAGGGCCACGTCCACGCGTCCCGGCGCCGTGAGCGCGCGATCCACCTGCGCCAGCCGCTCGCGCGACAGGCCCTCGTCTCCAAGCCGCTGGAGGGCCTCGGCCAGGTGGGGCCGCAGGGGCTCGAGCAGGGCCCGCGCCGTGGAGCGGTGCAGCAGGTAGGGCCGCACGTCGAGCGCCTCGGGCTGGCTCCGTTTGGGCGGCTGATAGGTGGTGCCCCGGTAGCCCCGGGGGTGGGCGGCGGTCCTCTTGTGCGGCGCGGGGGGCGGCTCCAGCCAGGGGTGGGCCAGCGCGGGCGCGGGGCCCAACTCACCCGGCACGGTGTGCAGCAGCACCCGCAGCACGTGGGTGAGCGTGTCCACCGTCGCGCCGCGCGCCCGGCCCAGGTGCTCCCAGGACGCGAGCAGCGCCGCGCGCTCCCGCGAGCCGTCGCCCTTCACCTCGCCGAGTGGCCTCCGGACGAGGCGGCTCGCGCCCTCCTCCTCGGGCAGCAGGAGCGCGATGAGCCCCTCCGGCTCGCGAGACACACAGATGAGGCGTGGCATGCCGTCCCCCTTCACCCCCACGATAGCCCAGGGCCACGCGGCCCGTTGAGTCTCCAGGATCAAGCCCTCAGGAGCGCTTTCGCCGCGAGCCACTGTGCGGCGACAAGCTCGGCTCGGCCAGCGTGGCCATGGCATCCACGAAGAGCCGGACCTTGGCCGGAAGATTCAGCCGGCTCGGGTAGACGACGTGGATGGCCCGCAGGCTCGCGGGCTTCGGGCCGAAGAGGATTTTCAGCCGGCCGTCACGGACTGCGTCCCGGCAGAGGATGGCCGGGACGCGCGCAATGCCGATCCCGGCGATCGCCGCCTCACACGCGAGCTCGAGATCATTCACGGTCAGGACCGGATCGATTCGAGACTTCACCCCCTCGGCCTCCCACGTCTCGAACGGACTGAAGCCAATGCAGCGCGCGGAGTGGAGCGCCCTGGCGCTCGGCGCGCCGTACTTCGATAGGAAGCGAGGGCTCGCCACGAAGTGAATCGGACCCTCGCCGAGCTTTCTCGCCACGAGCGACGAGTCGTCGAGCGGGCCGATGTGAATCCCGACATCCAGCCCCTCTTCGATGAGGTGGACACGGCGGTCCGCCAGCACCAGCTCCACCCGCGCCTGGGGATAACTGGCGAGGTACTGCGCAATCACGGGTGTCAGGTATCGCCGCCCGTAGAGTACCGGCGAGGACACCCGCAGCAGGCCGGTGGGCTCCGCCTGCCGCTGTTGCACCTCGCTGTTCGCCTCGTCGATTTGGGCGGCGATGGCGGAGCAGCGCTCGTAGTACGTCGCTCCTGCCTGGGTGACCCGCAGGCGCCGCGTGGTTCGTTCGAGAAGCCGCACCCCGAGCCGCTCCTCCAGATTGCGGATGCGCTCGCTGATGGTCTGCTTGGTGATGCCGAGCCGGCGCGCCGCCCGGGTGAAGCTCTCCTCTCGAACGACCGCGACGAAGAGCATCATGTCGGCTGGTGAAATCATGACCGTCAAGTCTAGCCTGACAATGAGTTCGCCTGGGGCTGGATTGTCCGGGGACCCCTGGCCGCCGCATGTTACCGCCTCCCGCCAACCCCAGGTGCACACCCATGAAGCTCTACTTTGCCCCCCGAACCCGAGCAACCCGTGCCCGATGGCTGCTGGAGGAACTCGGGGTCCCCTACGAGCTGGTCAAACTCGACCTCTCTCGACAGGAGAACAGCACCCCCGCCTACCTGGCGGTGCATCCGCTGGGCGAAGTCCCCGCCCTGGTGGAGGGGGACGTCACGCTGCTCGAGTCCCTGGCCATCTGTCTCCATCTGGCCGACCGGTTCCCGGAGAAGCACCTGGCGCCGCCCATGGGTTCCACGGAGCGCGGCCCTTATTACCAGTGGATGGTCTTCGCCGAGCTGACCCTCGATCCCGTGGTGATGGCGTTCCACCAGCACGCACAGTTGCCCGAGGAGGAGCAGGCCAGCGCGCACTCGGCGGAAGAGCTCGCGAAGCACAGGACCCGACTCGCGGCCGTGCTCGACGTCATCAACGGGGGCCTCGGCGACCGTGAATTCCTCGTGGGAGGGGCATTCACCGCCGCCGATGTGGTGATGGTGTCCATCCTCCACTGGGCCAACACGCTGAAGCTGCTCGATGGACACCCGAGGCTGGCGGAGTACGTCAAGCGCCACGCTCAACGTCCGGCTGTGCGAAGGGCCGTCTCGGGGTGAGGCGGGTGGAGAAGGGAAAGCCCGCTCGCGTCAAGGGGGGCGGGTTTCGCCACTTTCCGTCGACTGCGCAGGTTCTCCTCTCAGACAGCGTCTGGTGCCGCTGACGCGCGCTCTCTAGTATCTGCGGCCGCTGGAGCACCAGCGGACCTCGAGAGGGGGCACATCATGAAACGGTTGCAGGACAAGGTCGCGGTCATCACCGGCGGCGGCAGTGGCATCGGAGCGGCGACGGCCGCGCTCTTCGTCCAGGAGGGAGCCCGGGTGGTGGTGGTGGGCCGGAACGAGGAGAAGCTCCGCAAGACGGTGCAGGCGATCAACCACGAGAACGTCAGCTACACCGTGGCGGACGTCTCCCAGGCCGAGGACACCCAGCGCTACCTCCGTGAGGTGGTGGAGCGCCACGGCGGGCTCGACATCCTGGTGAGCAACGCGGGCATCCAGGGGCAGTTCGGCCCCATCTCCGACATCCCCGTGGAGGCCTTCGACTCGGTGATGGCCATCAACGTGCGCGGGACGTGGCTGTCCATCAAATATGCGTTCCCCGAGATGCAGAAGCGCGGCGGCGGGAGCATCATCCTCACCTCCTCGTCGGGAGGCCTCGGGGGGATGGGCATCTCCTCGCCGTACGTGGCCAGCAAGCACGCCGTCGTGGGGATCGCGCGCGCGAGCGCGATCGACGGCGCGCCCCACCGCATCCGGGTCAACGCGGTGTGCCCGGGCCCCGTCGACAACGACATGATGACCAACGTGGAGCGGACCCTGGGGGCCGGCAATGAGGCCGCGATCCGGGCCTGGGTCGCCGGACGCGTGCCCCTCAAGCGCTTCGCCTCCAACGAGGAGGTCGCCCGGCTGAACCTCTTCCTCGCCAGCGAGGAGAGCAGCTTCTGCACCGGCGGCGCCTACACCGTGGACGGTGGCTGGTCCTCCAGCCTGCCCTGATATCGACAACCATCGAGGAGACTCGCATGCCGAAAACGATGACGCTGTCCCAGGTAATGAAGCAGCTCGAAGCTCAGGGCGACGAGAAGGTGCGCCAGCGCTACGTGCGCGATGGCGCGGGCGACAACGTCTTCGGCGTGCTGCTCGGCAAGATCCGTGGCCTCGCGGAGGCGCTCGGGACGAACCACGCGCTCGGCCTGGAGCTGTGGGCGACGGGCAACCACGAGGCGCGCATCCTCGCGTGCATGCTGCTCGCTCCCGAGGCGCTCACCGAGAAGGAGGCGCGCGCGCTCCTCGAGCCGCTCTCGAACCCAACCCTGGTCGACGAGCTCGTTGGACGCGTGCTCGTGCATGCGCCCATCGCCGAGGCGCTGCAGGTGCGGTGGATGGACGGCGGCAAGGAGCTTCCCCGCCGCGCCGGGTGGAGGCTCCTCGCCGGGCGCATCGCGCGCGGGCTCGCGAAGGACCTCGACGTCCGCGCGACGCTCGCGCGCATCGAGCATGAGTTGCCGGCCGCACCGTACCGGGTGAAAGAGGGCATCAACTTCTGCCTCGTCTGGATCGGCATCCACCTGCCCGCGTACACCGCGGAGGCCATCGCCATCGGCGAGCGCCTCGGCCGGTGGGACCCGCGGCCGATCCCGAAGGGCTGCACGTCGAGCTACGCGCCGGAGTGGATCGCTGCGTCGCTCGCGCTGCGTCGAGGCGAGAAGACCGCGGCACGAAAGGCGATGGAGGCGGCCGCGAAGGCGAAGGCCGCTCCGGTCAGGAAGAAGAGCGCCGGGAAGAGGCCAGCTGCCCCAAAGGGGGCGCGCTGACCTCGCGCGCCAGGTGGAGCACGGACTCCCCTACCGGAACAAGGCCAGGTCGATGGCATTGGCCATCGCCTCGTAGCCGGCACCGTTGGGGTGCAAGTGGTCGCCGCTGTCGTACTCCGGGCGCAGCAGGAGTGGGTCGGCCGGGTCGCGCGTGGCCGCATCGAAGTCGATGATGCCCTTGACCTGTGCGGTGTTGGCGCGAATCCAGGCATTCACCGCCTGCCGTTTGGCCTCGGTCTCCTCGCTATAATACGGCGCGGCGGTGCCCTTGAACGGGAGCAGGGTGCCCAGGAACACCGCGACGTTGCGGGCCTTCGCCTGATCCACCATCGTCTGGAGGCCAGCGATGATTTCGTCGGCCGTCACCACCTGCGTCGGCGCGAAGGCTCCGAAGCCGATGTCGTTGATGCCGATCAGGATGATGGCGTGGGTGACCCCCGTCGTGCCCAGCACGTCACGCTGGAAGCGTTCCACCCCCCTGGTCCCGATGACGTCGTTGAGCACCCGGTTGCCCCCAATGCCCTGGTTGACCACGCTGAACCCTTCCAGCGCCGGGTCGGCCGCGACGCGGCGCGCGAGGAAGTCGGGGTAGCGGTTGGCCGCATCCACGGTCGACCCCGCGCCGTCGGTGATGGAATCCCCAAAGGCGACGATGACTCCGCGGGCATCGTCGTTGCGCACGTCGATGCCAGTTACCCAGTAATACGACTGCCGTGTCTCCGTTGGGGTGAAGGTCGCGCTGCCGAGGGCGTTTCCGGCCGCGACCGAGATGGTCTGCTGACCCTGCGCGTGCAGGGTCTCCACGGGCGTTGTCTGGGGCACGTATACGGTGACTGCCACGTCCGTCTGGGACAGGAGCGAGAAGCGCGCCTCGTCACTCCAGGCCTCCTGGCCGGCGGGGACCGTCACGGACTCCTGACCATTGAAGCGGAGGACGGTGTCCGTCGTGGCATTGATGGATGCGCCGCCGGTGCTGCGGGCGATGTGCACGCCGCCGAGGGTGACCGGAGCGGTGCCGAAGAGGTTCGACACCCTCACTCGGACCTTGTCCCCGCCGGCCGATACCCGCATCACATGTCGTATCGATTGGTCCTGGAACGATTGCGGCTCCGGCGGCGGCACCCCCGGCACAGGAATGGGCTCGTTGTAGTCCTGCGGCGCGGCCGTCCATGTGGCCTGCAACCGCTGCGCATCGTCGCAGGCGCTCAGGCCGGCGGCGAGGCACGCGGCGGCCACGAAGCCGAAGAAGCGCCGGCGGGTCACCGCCTCCGGCCAGAGGCGGGGCGGGGTGTCTTTCGTGGTGGTGTTTCTCATGAAGGGTTCTCCTCCCCGAGAGCGGGTGGCATCGTTATAGCCGCTGCTCGGTGTGCTGGGTCCGATGCGTGAGCTACTTCGCTATGCG
This window contains:
- a CDS encoding LysR family transcriptional regulator, encoding MISPADMMLFVAVVREESFTRAARRLGITKQTISERIRNLEERLGVRLLERTTRRLRVTQAGATYYERCSAIAAQIDEANSEVQQRQAEPTGLLRVSSPVLYGRRYLTPVIAQYLASYPQARVELVLADRRVHLIEEGLDVGIHIGPLDDSSLVARKLGEGPIHFVASPRFLSKYGAPSARALHSARCIGFSPFETWEAEGVKSRIDPVLTVNDLELACEAAIAGIGIARVPAILCRDAVRDGRLKILFGPKPASLRAIHVVYPSRLNLPAKVRLFVDAMATLAEPSLSPHSGSRRKRS
- a CDS encoding glutathione S-transferase family protein; translation: MKLYFAPRTRATRARWLLEELGVPYELVKLDLSRQENSTPAYLAVHPLGEVPALVEGDVTLLESLAICLHLADRFPEKHLAPPMGSTERGPYYQWMVFAELTLDPVVMAFHQHAQLPEEEQASAHSAEELAKHRTRLAAVLDVINGGLGDREFLVGGAFTAADVVMVSILHWANTLKLLDGHPRLAEYVKRHAQRPAVRRAVSG
- a CDS encoding SDR family NAD(P)-dependent oxidoreductase, producing MKRLQDKVAVITGGGSGIGAATAALFVQEGARVVVVGRNEEKLRKTVQAINHENVSYTVADVSQAEDTQRYLREVVERHGGLDILVSNAGIQGQFGPISDIPVEAFDSVMAINVRGTWLSIKYAFPEMQKRGGGSIILTSSSGGLGGMGISSPYVASKHAVVGIARASAIDGAPHRIRVNAVCPGPVDNDMMTNVERTLGAGNEAAIRAWVAGRVPLKRFASNEEVARLNLFLASEESSFCTGGAYTVDGGWSSSLP
- a CDS encoding DNA alkylation repair protein, translated to MPKTMTLSQVMKQLEAQGDEKVRQRYVRDGAGDNVFGVLLGKIRGLAEALGTNHALGLELWATGNHEARILACMLLAPEALTEKEARALLEPLSNPTLVDELVGRVLVHAPIAEALQVRWMDGGKELPRRAGWRLLAGRIARGLAKDLDVRATLARIEHELPAAPYRVKEGINFCLVWIGIHLPAYTAEAIAIGERLGRWDPRPIPKGCTSSYAPEWIAASLALRRGEKTAARKAMEAAAKAKAAPVRKKSAGKRPAAPKGAR
- a CDS encoding SGNH/GDSL hydrolase family protein gives rise to the protein MRNTTTKDTPPRLWPEAVTRRRFFGFVAAACLAAGLSACDDAQRLQATWTAAPQDYNEPIPVPGVPPPEPQSFQDQSIRHVMRVSAGGDKVRVRVSNLFGTAPVTLGGVHIARSTGGASINATTDTVLRFNGQESVTVPAGQEAWSDEARFSLLSQTDVAVTVYVPQTTPVETLHAQGQQTISVAAGNALGSATFTPTETRQSYYWVTGIDVRNDDARGVIVAFGDSITDGAGSTVDAANRYPDFLARRVAADPALEGFSVVNQGIGGNRVLNDVIGTRGVERFQRDVLGTTGVTHAIILIGINDIGFGAFAPTQVVTADEIIAGLQTMVDQAKARNVAVFLGTLLPFKGTAAPYYSEETEAKRQAVNAWIRANTAQVKGIIDFDAATRDPADPLLLRPEYDSGDHLHPNGAGYEAMANAIDLALFR